A section of the Babylonia areolata isolate BAREFJ2019XMU chromosome 1, ASM4173473v1, whole genome shotgun sequence genome encodes:
- the LOC143290416 gene encoding uncharacterized protein LOC143290416 encodes MSFVDQDPDTAEDDHAVFLVWTTIHQCHPTYPTEGPVTKKVQSLLEAKGLTARRFVVPATKFLQRVSSSSPSPTLPTTKQHGRRRSYCQRRRSITSPKQQGCCRGRGWRGYPLIPKPNYAPTPGYATRKTIAQGALLAALMMANASQVTALLDAQDDCKACFFVCLLVLLALSLLMQLVTAVLLIVVGITRPDMAQTHQRVIRLNTVTVCIAFLITILNVFITAFSITYVHENSHTTPTLNP; translated from the exons atgagtTTTGttgaccaagacccagacactgctgaAGATGACCATGCTGTTTTTCTTGTGTGGACGACAATTCATCAgtgtcatcccacctaccccacagaaggcccggTTACAAAgaaggtgcagagtctgctggaagcaAAG GGACTGACAGCAAGAAGGTTTGTTGTGCCAGCCACCAAGTTCCTTCAACGTGTTtcgtcctcatcaccatcaccgacaCTCCCAACCACCAAACAGCATGGCCGACGGAGAAGCTATTGTCAACGGCGGCGTTCCATCACCAGTCCAAAACAACAGGGATGCTGCAGAGGCCGAGGCTGGAGAGGCTACCCGCTCATTCCCAAGCCAAACTATGCGCCGACCCCAGGCTACGCCACGCGGAAGACAATAGCCCAAGGGGCACTACTGGCGGCTCTGATGATGGCCAATGCCTCCCAGGTGACAGCACTGCTGGACGCTCAGGATGACTGCAAGGCCTGCTTCTTCGTGTGCCTTCTGGTGCTGCTCGCCCTCTCCCTTCTCATGCAGCTGGTGACGGCTGTGCTGCTGATCGTGGTGGGCATCACAAGGCCGGACATGGCCCAGACCCATCAGAGGGTCATCCGCCTCAACACCGTTACTGTGTGCATCgccttcctcatcaccatcctcaatGTCTTCATCACCGCCTTCAGCATCACCTACGTGCACGAGAACTCCCACACCACGCCCACACTAAACCCGTAG